From one Methanomassiliicoccales archaeon genomic stretch:
- a CDS encoding DUF367 family protein: MINLYVYDERDCDPKKCTSRKMVKFHLVEDLPNLRSVPYGVIVLDPFAPKAVSREDLESAKAHGILVMDLSWENIDGFPKVRKDAAHRALPYLLAANPVNWGKPMRLTSAEAVAATLYILGEKEQARSVMSKFNWGEQFFVLNHEPLERYSSVETSQEVVDIQWDYCERPEPEDVEEGPKG, encoded by the coding sequence ATGATCAATCTCTACGTCTACGACGAGCGGGACTGCGACCCCAAAAAGTGCACCTCGCGGAAGATGGTCAAGTTCCATTTGGTGGAAGATCTCCCCAATCTCCGTTCGGTACCGTACGGCGTGATCGTCCTGGACCCCTTCGCCCCCAAGGCGGTCTCCCGCGAGGACCTGGAAAGCGCCAAGGCGCACGGCATCCTGGTCATGGACCTCTCCTGGGAGAACATCGACGGCTTCCCGAAGGTACGAAAGGACGCCGCGCACCGGGCGCTGCCGTACCTGTTAGCGGCGAATCCGGTCAACTGGGGGAAGCCCATGCGCCTCACCAGCGCCGAGGCCGTGGCCGCCACCCTCTACATCCTGGGGGAGAAGGAGCAGGCCCGTTCCGTCATGTCCAAGTTCAACTGGGGGGAGCAGTTCTTCGTGCTGAACCACGAGCCGTTGGAGCGCTACTCGTCGGTCGAGACCAGCCAGGAGGTCGTGGACATCCAATGGGACTATTGCGAAAGGCCGGAGCCGGAGGACGTCGAGGAAGGCCCCAAAGGGTAA